The following are encoded in a window of Phaseolus vulgaris cultivar G19833 chromosome 3, P. vulgaris v2.0, whole genome shotgun sequence genomic DNA:
- the LOC137807281 gene encoding probable WRKY transcription factor 17, translated as MPLDLEALPKIRMEEQTAIEEAASAGLKSMEHLIRVLSSQIPSSSSAASSSSTHHRRLNLNHLDCTEITDFTVSKFKQVINLLNRTGHARFRRAPSHPSPSPSLPSPPQPHTQKPALHFANPKVKSIPNPNPSSTDFSVSQYSKTKDTTFTISPPISTTTSSFMSSITADGSVSDGKIGPAILSSGKPPLSSSHRKRCHDATLSAGKASSSANCHCSKRRKSRLKRMIRVPAVSSKIADIPVDEYSWRKYGQKPIKGSPYPRGYYKCSSVRGCPARKHVERAQDDPNMLIVTYEGEHRHPQPRLPETAATAAVAFGAQAV; from the exons ATGCCACTAGATCTTGAAGCCCTTCCCAAGATTAGGATGGAAGAACAAACAGCCATTGAAGAAGCAGCTTCCGCTGGGTTGAAAAGTATGGAGCATCTCATTCGTGTCCTTTCCTCTCAaatcccttcttcttcttccgcCGCCTCCTCTTCTTCCACACACCACCGCCGTCTTAATCTCAACCACCTTGACTGCACGGAAATCACCGACTTCACTGTCTCCAAGTTCAAACAAGTCATCAACTTGTTGAATCGCACCGGTCACGCTCGCTTTCGTCGCGCACCTTCCCATCCCTCTCCCTCCCCCTCTCTTCCTTCTCCACCGCAACCTCACACTCAAAAACCCGCTCTTCATTTTGCAAACCCTAAGGTCAAGTCTATTCCCAATCCCAACCCTTCTTCCACGGATTTCTCGGTCTCTCAATACTCCAAGACCAAAGACACCACCTTTACCATATCCCCTCCCATCTCCACCACCACCTCCTCCTTCATGTCCTCCATCACGGCCGACGGAAGCGTCTCCGACGGCAAGATCGGCCCCGCCATCCTCTCCTCCGGGAAGCCTCCTCTCTCCTCATCCCACCGCAAAAGGTGTCACGACGCCACCCTCTCCGCCGGGAAAGCCTCATCCTCCGCCAACTGTCATTGCTCCAAGAGAAG GAAATCCCGTCTGAAACGAATGATTCGAGTGCCGGCGGTGAGTTCGAAGATCGCCGATATCCCTGTGGACGAGTACTCCTGGAGAAAGTATGGTCAAAAACCCATCAAGGGATCACCCTACCCAcg AGGGTACTACAAGTGCAGTAGCGTGCGAGGGTGTCCGGCGAGGAAGCACGTGGAGCGGGCCCAGGATGACCCCAACATGCTCATCGTTACCTACGAGGGAGAGCACCGTCATCCGCAGCCGCGTCTGCCGGAAACCGCCGCCACCGCTGCAGTTGCTTTCGGTGCTCAGGCTGTTTAA